The Actinomycetota bacterium genome contains a region encoding:
- a CDS encoding PAS domain S-box protein yields MTEYFFLIFENLNDVVFVLDENGVFSYVSPAIESLSHYTAEEVSGRHFTDFVHPDDLPGLMSSLERTLEGRLEPYEFRVLDKTGEVRYVRTSSRLLREGGELRGLAGVMVDVTDMRAAEEEARMLKAICEQANFGIAVADLDGDLIFVNQYFALCHGYRPEDVQGRNLSIFHNRDQIREVEEINRRLREEGRYDALEVWHARRDGSVFPMLMNGMVIGGLDGIPRYMAATGIDITQRKEWEATLRESEERYRDLFENAGVLIQSVDPEGRFLYVNRIWRETLGYEKEELERLTLFDVIHPRYRDHCRELFKRVLSGEEVEIAEVVFLARDGREVFLEGKSSCRFEGGRPASTRGIFRDITARREAEEELKRYREHLEELVEARTLEIMTANERLREEIAERERVQRELEEKNRELEAFAHTVSHDLRGSLSLISGFAQAARRAARRGDVGEVEECLGYVMEGVKRMDSFMSSLLAYARVGGLEAEGAVASAEEVLREVLLERGSEMEELGAEVEIGWPLPAVKADPVRLYQVFSNLVENALKYRAPSGTPRLTVACEARGDLAVFCVGDNGIGIPEEEHENIFQPFTRCCDHIHGGLGIGLATVKRAVEAWGGRVWVESAPEEGSSFYFTVPLA; encoded by the coding sequence GTGACGGAATATTTCTTCCTCATCTTCGAGAACCTCAACGACGTCGTGTTCGTGCTCGACGAAAACGGCGTGTTCTCATACGTCAGCCCCGCCATCGAGTCCCTGTCGCATTACACGGCGGAAGAGGTATCGGGGAGGCACTTCACCGATTTCGTCCACCCCGACGACCTTCCCGGCCTCATGTCCAGCCTGGAGCGCACCCTTGAGGGCAGGCTGGAGCCTTACGAATTCAGGGTGCTGGACAAGACGGGAGAGGTGCGCTACGTGCGCACTAGCAGCCGTCTTCTACGGGAGGGCGGCGAGTTGAGAGGGCTGGCGGGAGTGATGGTCGACGTGACGGATATGCGCGCCGCCGAGGAAGAGGCGCGCATGCTCAAGGCCATCTGCGAGCAAGCCAATTTCGGCATCGCGGTGGCGGACTTGGATGGCGACCTCATCTTCGTCAACCAGTACTTCGCTCTCTGTCACGGCTACCGGCCGGAGGATGTACAGGGGAGGAACCTCTCCATCTTCCACAACCGCGATCAGATACGGGAGGTGGAGGAGATCAACCGGCGCCTGCGGGAGGAGGGAAGGTACGACGCACTGGAGGTCTGGCACGCCCGCAGGGACGGGAGCGTGTTCCCCATGCTCATGAACGGAATGGTGATCGGAGGCCTGGACGGGATACCGCGCTACATGGCCGCCACCGGCATAGACATCACCCAGAGGAAGGAGTGGGAGGCGACGTTGCGGGAGTCCGAGGAACGCTACCGCGACCTCTTCGAGAACGCCGGAGTGCTCATCCAGAGCGTGGACCCCGAGGGTCGTTTCCTTTACGTGAACCGCATCTGGCGCGAGACCCTGGGGTACGAGAAAGAGGAGCTGGAGAGACTGACCCTCTTCGACGTGATCCACCCCCGTTACCGCGATCACTGCCGCGAGCTGTTCAAGCGCGTTCTGAGCGGCGAGGAGGTGGAGATCGCCGAGGTGGTCTTCCTGGCCAGGGACGGGAGGGAGGTGTTCCTGGAGGGCAAGAGCAGCTGCCGCTTCGAGGGAGGTCGCCCCGCCAGCACCCGGGGGATCTTCCGGGACATCACCGCGAGGCGGGAGGCGGAGGAGGAGCTGAAGCGGTACCGTGAGCACCTCGAGGAGCTGGTGGAAGCGCGCACCCTGGAGATCATGACCGCAAACGAGAGGCTGCGGGAGGAGATCGCGGAGCGCGAGCGCGTGCAGCGAGAGCTCGAGGAGAAGAACCGGGAGCTGGAGGCCTTCGCCCACACCGTTTCCCATGACCTGCGAGGCTCCCTTTCCCTGATCAGCGGTTTCGCCCAGGCAGCCCGGCGGGCGGCGCGCCGCGGCGACGTGGGGGAGGTGGAGGAATGCCTGGGGTACGTCATGGAGGGAGTGAAGCGCATGGACTCTTTCATGAGCTCCCTCCTGGCCTACGCCAGGGTGGGCGGGTTGGAGGCGGAAGGGGCGGTGGCGAGTGCCGAAGAGGTGTTGCGGGAGGTGCTCCTCGAGAGGGGGTCGGAGATGGAGGAGCTAGGCGCGGAGGTGGAGATAGGGTGGCCGCTGCCCGCGGTGAAGGCCGATCCCGTGCGGCTCTACCAGGTGTTCTCCAACCTGGTGGAGAACGCCCTGAAGTACCGCGCTCCGAGCGGCACGCCTCGCCTGACGGTGGCCTGCGAAGCCCGGGGTGACCTGGCGGTGTTCTGCGTGGGAGACAACGGCATAGGCATTCCCGAGGAGGAACATGAGAACATCTTCCAGCCCTTCACTCGCTGCTGCGACCATATACACGGCGGCCTGGGGATAGGGCTCGCCACGGTGAAGCGCGCCGTGGAGGCGTGGGGGGGCCGGGTGTGGGTGGAATCGGCGCCCGAGGAGGGCAGCTCCTTCTATTTCACCGTCCCCCTCGCATGA
- the ftsY gene encoding signal recognition particle-docking protein FtsY, producing the protein MAEDRERKKREKAEKKEHAREEKERLKAERKAEKERRKKEKLQAMEELRELPEVAEGEGEAVACAPPGGVPAGETEDAALAAEDAESLERETPVPTSTEPGEEEPSVQPPRPGTEEAAEAPWRGEGEEAGEEREGWLPRLRRGLSKSRMNFMAPLSRALAARRFDDAFWEEVEEILVGADVGMEMTMTMVDRVKERMAREKVRDPDAFLDLFREVLAESLDVGEAGLRFARSGPSVIMVVGVNGTGKTTTIAKLAHLLRGEDKRVILAAGDTFRAAGIEQLEVWGERVGVHTVKHRQGADAAAVIHDAVESARARGVDVVIADTAGRLHTKVNLMEELRKIKRVAERNAEVTETLLVIDATTGQNGLIQARQFGEAVEVTGVVLTKLDGTAKGGIVVAIVHELGIPIKFIGVGEGLEDLHAFDPREFASALLSPTP; encoded by the coding sequence ATGGCGGAGGACCGGGAGCGGAAAAAGCGCGAGAAGGCGGAGAAAAAGGAGCACGCGCGGGAGGAAAAGGAGCGCCTCAAGGCGGAGAGGAAGGCGGAGAAGGAGCGGAGGAAAAAGGAGAAGCTCCAGGCCATGGAGGAGCTTCGGGAGCTCCCCGAGGTCGCGGAGGGCGAGGGGGAGGCCGTGGCATGCGCTCCTCCGGGCGGGGTCCCTGCCGGGGAAACGGAGGACGCCGCCCTAGCCGCCGAGGACGCGGAGAGCCTGGAGCGAGAGACCCCGGTGCCGACGTCGACGGAGCCCGGCGAAGAGGAGCCCTCCGTGCAGCCCCCCCGTCCCGGAACCGAGGAAGCCGCGGAGGCGCCGTGGCGCGGGGAAGGCGAGGAGGCGGGCGAGGAGCGGGAGGGGTGGCTTCCGCGACTGCGCAGGGGACTCAGCAAGTCGCGCATGAACTTCATGGCCCCCCTTTCCAGGGCCCTGGCAGCGCGCCGTTTCGACGACGCCTTCTGGGAGGAGGTCGAGGAGATCCTGGTGGGGGCGGACGTGGGCATGGAGATGACCATGACCATGGTGGACAGGGTCAAAGAGCGCATGGCGAGGGAAAAAGTCAGGGACCCCGACGCCTTCCTGGACCTCTTCCGCGAGGTGCTGGCGGAGTCCCTGGACGTCGGCGAAGCCGGCCTGCGCTTTGCGCGGAGCGGTCCCAGCGTGATCATGGTGGTGGGGGTGAACGGCACCGGCAAGACCACCACCATCGCCAAACTCGCCCACCTCCTGCGCGGAGAGGACAAGCGCGTCATCCTCGCCGCCGGGGATACCTTCCGTGCTGCGGGCATCGAACAACTCGAGGTCTGGGGCGAGCGGGTGGGCGTGCACACCGTGAAGCACCGCCAGGGGGCGGACGCGGCCGCGGTGATCCACGACGCGGTGGAATCGGCGCGGGCGCGGGGCGTGGACGTGGTCATCGCGGACACGGCCGGACGCCTCCACACCAAGGTGAACCTCATGGAGGAGCTCCGCAAGATAAAACGAGTGGCGGAGAGGAACGCGGAGGTCACCGAGACCCTGCTGGTGATCGACGCGACCACGGGACAGAACGGCCTCATCCAGGCGCGTCAGTTCGGAGAGGCGGTGGAGGTCACGGGTGTGGTGCTCACCAAGCTCGACGGCACCGCCAAGGGGGGGATCGTGGTGGCCATCGTGCACGAGCTGGGCATCCCCATCAAGTTCATCGGCGTGGGCGAGGGACTGGAGGACCTGCACGCCTTCGATCCCCGGGAGTTCGCCTCGGCTCTTCTCTCCCCCACGCCGTAG
- the smc gene encoding chromosome segregation protein SMC, which yields MYLKTLSARGFKSFAEKVTLEFEPGISVIVGPNGSGKSNVADAVLWVLGEQSPRNLRGSKMEDVIFAGSATRQPMSMAEVSLSLDNRDRDLPIDFPEVVLTRRIYRTGESEYLLNKAPCRLTDIQELLSDLGVGRELTAVIGQNRLESILRSQPEDRRHFIEEAAGLRKHRRRKEKALRKIEGVERNLVRIRDIMSEVNKQLKPLERQARQAREYQELSARIRDLSIRILVAELQELKGQWENRREEEEKLARDLEEVASSAGEARRRTGEIEAEIRRLRAELDATRDREMRLVSLGERLRACESLGEERLKLYAALSGDASYREGWVSRREETVRRVAELEEERKRAEEELARLREERERLGGERARIAAALGKARQERDACRRALEEARERKRRLEGEASRLRDKVESLRGEAARLRARCEELEAELARLREEESERACEAERLAARREELSAAMQEVRGNIARFREEVESVGRMQRRSFQEEALVVARLRALQEVFSSRIDYAASASRVLDEAGNMPGVVGMLLHHIRIEERWERALESFLGPWLFSVVTRDLHSALQAIRMLKRNEDGYCVFLPLSELARAEDADLGNLARIAGGVPALEVVEGDPEIAPALKHLLGEVVLCSTLDDAAAAAEGYPALTFVTQDGDVVAPRRAVKGGARPRSPFHVIARRREIEQLQEMLELCDEEAVSLEVRRKSALSTLASLEKEAESLAAEVGEVQARRRELEQERRILAGRLEEMGSEAESSLERAASLEEEAEGLELKLGELEKDIAALAGGEEDGARRLRESEEEVSRLREKERGCDAALQEMKAGMASLQERRSNLEARTEELGAELASPAPPGREELAELARRQERILELARALSDIHGGMAARCGEREAQSREELEARERELETLRERLAELGAREEELRERSHNRDLVAAQLKMRVDMLVQRLLDEYKIPLETAVTDYLPERPVAEMREECEDLERRRDSLGQVNLMAVEEHHALQERYQFLVEQVEDLRESKASLQKVVRAIDREIMRIFRQTFDEVNRHFQELFEKLFPQGRAELTLSDPTDLLNTGVDIEAQPRGKRLKKLSLLSGGETALISLAFLFALFKTRPSPFYFLDEVEAALDDVNLHRFLDMLKEFRGDSQLIVITHQKRTMEIADVLYGVSMQATGVSRVVSQRLDEAEHLARAGTA from the coding sequence ATGTACTTGAAGACGCTGAGCGCGCGCGGGTTCAAGTCCTTCGCGGAAAAGGTGACCCTGGAGTTCGAGCCCGGCATATCCGTGATCGTGGGGCCTAACGGCAGCGGGAAGAGCAACGTCGCCGACGCGGTACTGTGGGTGCTGGGCGAGCAGAGCCCGCGCAACCTGCGGGGCTCGAAGATGGAGGACGTGATCTTCGCGGGGAGCGCCACCAGACAGCCCATGAGCATGGCCGAGGTGTCGCTCTCGCTGGACAACCGCGACCGTGACCTGCCCATCGATTTTCCCGAGGTGGTGCTGACGCGGCGCATCTATCGCACGGGGGAGAGCGAATACCTTCTGAACAAGGCCCCCTGCCGGCTCACGGACATCCAGGAACTCCTCTCTGACCTGGGGGTGGGAAGGGAGCTCACCGCGGTGATCGGGCAGAACCGGCTCGAGAGCATCCTGCGCAGCCAGCCCGAGGACCGACGCCATTTCATCGAGGAGGCGGCGGGGCTGCGCAAGCACCGGCGCCGCAAGGAGAAGGCCTTGCGCAAGATAGAGGGAGTGGAGCGCAACCTGGTGCGCATCAGGGACATCATGTCCGAGGTGAACAAGCAGTTGAAGCCCCTGGAGAGGCAGGCCAGACAGGCACGGGAATATCAGGAGCTGTCCGCGCGCATCCGGGACCTCTCCATCCGTATCCTGGTGGCCGAGCTCCAGGAACTGAAGGGGCAGTGGGAGAACCGCCGCGAGGAGGAAGAGAAGCTGGCGCGCGACCTCGAGGAGGTCGCCTCGTCGGCCGGCGAGGCGCGCCGCAGGACGGGGGAGATAGAGGCGGAGATAAGGAGGCTGCGCGCGGAGCTGGACGCCACCAGGGACCGCGAGATGCGGCTGGTCTCGCTGGGGGAGAGGCTGCGGGCATGCGAGAGCCTGGGGGAGGAGAGGCTGAAGCTCTACGCCGCCCTCAGCGGCGACGCCTCCTACCGCGAGGGATGGGTCTCTCGGCGTGAGGAGACGGTCCGCCGGGTGGCGGAACTGGAGGAGGAGCGGAAGCGGGCGGAGGAAGAGCTGGCGAGGCTGCGCGAGGAGCGGGAGCGTCTGGGCGGGGAGCGCGCACGGATCGCTGCCGCGCTGGGTAAGGCGCGCCAGGAGAGGGACGCGTGTCGGCGTGCCCTGGAGGAAGCGCGGGAGAGGAAGAGGCGCCTGGAGGGCGAGGCCTCCAGGCTGAGGGACAAGGTAGAGTCGCTGAGGGGAGAGGCGGCGAGGCTCAGGGCAAGATGCGAGGAGCTGGAGGCCGAGCTTGCGAGACTGCGCGAGGAGGAGAGCGAGAGAGCATGCGAGGCGGAGAGACTGGCGGCGCGGCGGGAGGAGCTGTCCGCCGCCATGCAAGAGGTACGGGGGAACATCGCCAGGTTCCGCGAAGAGGTGGAATCCGTGGGGCGCATGCAGAGGCGTTCCTTCCAGGAGGAAGCCCTGGTGGTCGCCAGGCTGCGCGCCCTGCAGGAGGTCTTCTCCTCGCGTATAGATTACGCGGCCTCGGCGTCCAGGGTGCTGGACGAGGCGGGGAACATGCCCGGGGTCGTGGGCATGCTCCTTCACCACATCAGGATCGAGGAGAGGTGGGAGAGGGCCCTGGAATCCTTCCTGGGGCCGTGGCTGTTCAGCGTGGTCACGCGCGACCTGCATTCCGCCCTCCAGGCTATCCGCATGCTGAAGAGGAACGAGGACGGTTACTGCGTCTTCCTGCCCCTCTCGGAACTCGCGCGTGCGGAGGACGCGGACCTGGGGAACCTGGCCCGCATCGCGGGAGGGGTGCCGGCATTGGAGGTGGTGGAGGGGGATCCCGAGATCGCGCCCGCACTCAAGCATCTGCTTGGAGAGGTGGTGCTGTGCTCCACCCTCGATGATGCGGCCGCCGCCGCCGAGGGCTACCCCGCCCTCACCTTCGTGACCCAGGACGGTGACGTGGTGGCGCCGCGGCGTGCCGTGAAGGGAGGCGCCAGGCCGCGCAGTCCCTTCCATGTCATCGCCCGTCGGCGGGAGATCGAGCAGCTGCAGGAAATGCTGGAGCTGTGCGACGAGGAGGCGGTTTCCCTGGAGGTGCGGCGCAAGAGCGCCCTGTCCACCCTGGCGAGCCTGGAGAAGGAGGCCGAATCCCTGGCCGCGGAGGTGGGTGAGGTGCAGGCGAGGCGCCGCGAGCTGGAGCAGGAGAGGAGGATCCTGGCGGGGCGCCTGGAGGAGATGGGGTCCGAGGCTGAGAGCTCCCTGGAACGGGCCGCTTCCCTGGAGGAGGAGGCGGAGGGACTGGAGCTGAAGCTCGGGGAGCTGGAGAAGGACATCGCCGCGCTGGCGGGCGGGGAGGAGGACGGGGCGCGCCGCCTCCGGGAGAGCGAGGAGGAGGTGAGCCGCCTGCGCGAGAAGGAGCGCGGGTGCGATGCGGCGTTGCAGGAAATGAAGGCGGGCATGGCCTCCCTTCAGGAACGCCGCAGCAACCTGGAGGCGAGGACGGAGGAGCTGGGAGCGGAGCTCGCCTCGCCCGCGCCGCCGGGGAGGGAGGAGCTGGCGGAACTGGCGCGCAGGCAGGAGAGGATACTGGAGCTCGCCCGCGCGCTGAGCGACATCCACGGCGGCATGGCCGCTCGTTGCGGCGAGCGCGAGGCGCAAAGCAGAGAGGAGCTGGAGGCGAGGGAGCGCGAGCTGGAGACGTTGCGGGAGAGGCTCGCGGAGCTGGGGGCGCGAGAGGAGGAACTGCGGGAGCGCTCGCACAACCGCGACCTGGTGGCGGCCCAGCTCAAGATGCGCGTGGATATGCTGGTGCAGCGGCTGCTGGACGAGTACAAGATACCCCTGGAGACCGCGGTCACCGATTATCTTCCCGAGAGACCGGTTGCGGAGATGCGGGAGGAATGCGAGGACCTGGAGCGGAGGAGGGATTCCTTGGGTCAGGTGAACCTCATGGCGGTGGAAGAACACCACGCCCTGCAGGAGCGCTACCAGTTCCTGGTGGAACAGGTGGAGGACCTGCGCGAGAGCAAGGCCTCGCTGCAGAAGGTGGTACGAGCCATCGACCGCGAGATCATGCGCATCTTCCGCCAGACCTTCGACGAGGTGAACCGCCATTTCCAGGAGCTCTTCGAGAAGCTCTTTCCCCAGGGCAGGGCGGAGCTCACCCTTTCCGATCCCACCGATCTCCTCAACACCGGGGTGGATATCGAGGCGCAGCCGCGCGGGAAGCGCCTGAAGAAGCTCTCGCTGCTCTCCGGAGGGGAGACCGCCCTCATCTCACTGGCCTTCCTCTTCGCCCTCTTCAAGACGCGCCCCAGCCCCTTCTACTTCCTGGATGAGGTGGAGGCGGCCTTGGACGACGTCAACCTCCACCGCTTTCTTGACATGCTCAAGGAGTTCAGGGGGGATTCGCAGCTCATCGTGATCACCCACCAGAAGCGCACCATGGAGATCGCGGACGTCCTCTACGGCGTGTCCATGCAGGCGACGGGCGTGTCGCGCGTGGTCAGCCAGCGCCTCGACGAGGCGGAACACCTCGCCCGCGCGGGAACGGCTTGA
- a CDS encoding DegV family protein, with the protein MAGIGLVTDSTAYLDRDYAAEHDIKVVPLKVIMDEVSYREGVDIDNDEFYRRLQQPGTFPTTSQPSAGEFLEAYREMAERYDRLISIHISAGISGTCESARSAAAEMGDYPIEVIDSRFTGIQLMMFVQELVKARDAGGDMEELKSLAQRMISRSNLMFCVDTLEYLHRGGRIGGAQALMGSMLRIKPILYIDGTIDALDKVRGSGKALDRLVELAAEKAGGRRVQVGLTYVRDRDRLEELRSKVKQALDCDPEAIAVNETGPVIGSHVGPGTVGVGFFPVE; encoded by the coding sequence ATGGCTGGAATCGGCTTGGTGACGGATTCGACCGCTTACCTCGACCGGGATTACGCAGCGGAGCACGACATCAAGGTGGTCCCGCTCAAGGTGATCATGGACGAGGTCTCCTACCGCGAGGGGGTGGACATCGACAACGACGAGTTCTACCGGCGCCTGCAGCAGCCCGGGACCTTCCCCACCACCTCGCAGCCTTCCGCGGGAGAGTTCCTGGAGGCCTACCGCGAGATGGCAGAACGGTACGACAGGTTGATAAGCATCCACATCAGTGCGGGCATCAGCGGCACCTGCGAGTCAGCCCGCTCCGCCGCGGCCGAAATGGGAGATTATCCCATCGAGGTCATCGACTCCCGCTTCACCGGCATCCAGCTCATGATGTTCGTGCAGGAGCTGGTGAAGGCCAGGGACGCGGGCGGGGACATGGAGGAGCTGAAGTCGCTGGCGCAGCGCATGATCTCCCGGAGCAACCTCATGTTCTGCGTGGACACCCTGGAATACCTGCACCGCGGGGGGAGGATAGGGGGAGCGCAGGCGCTCATGGGCTCCATGCTGCGCATCAAGCCCATCCTCTACATCGACGGCACCATCGACGCCCTGGACAAGGTGCGCGGAAGCGGCAAGGCCCTCGACCGTCTGGTGGAGCTGGCGGCGGAGAAGGCCGGGGGGCGCAGGGTACAGGTGGGGCTGACCTACGTAAGGGACAGAGACCGCCTCGAGGAGTTGCGTTCCAAGGTGAAGCAGGCCCTGGATTGCGACCCCGAGGCCATCGCGGTGAACGAGACCGGGCCGGTGATAGGGTCCCATGTGGGTCCCGGCACCGTGGGAGTGGGCTTCTTTCCCGTGGAATAG
- the rnc gene encoding ribonuclease III, whose amino-acid sequence MFLRRGRRRGEPERAREPVEELVGVTFRDRELLRRALTHRSYAHENALPPGHTYERLEFLGDAVLDVVLSEYLYRNHPELDEGDLTRIRSYLVNMNSLADAARKMGLGEHLYLSRDERADGGGDKSSIIADALEALIGAVYLDRGLKEAERVCLRIFGDKLEEAVSGRLDYDYKSQLQEYLVKEKGILPRYRLREEGPDHRKVFHATVFAGEKRLGRGSGSSKKEAEQEAAREALRRLGAC is encoded by the coding sequence ATGTTCCTGAGGCGCGGGAGAAGGAGAGGGGAGCCCGAGCGGGCGAGGGAACCGGTAGAGGAGCTCGTGGGGGTGACCTTCAGGGACCGAGAGCTGCTCAGGAGGGCCCTTACCCACCGCTCCTATGCACACGAGAACGCGCTCCCCCCCGGCCACACCTACGAGAGGCTGGAGTTCCTGGGGGACGCGGTGCTCGACGTGGTGTTGTCCGAATACCTCTACCGCAACCACCCGGAGCTCGACGAGGGGGACCTCACGCGCATCCGCTCCTACCTGGTGAACATGAACTCCCTGGCGGATGCGGCGAGGAAAATGGGTCTGGGTGAGCATCTCTACCTCAGCCGGGACGAGCGGGCGGACGGAGGTGGGGACAAGTCCTCCATCATCGCCGACGCCCTTGAGGCCCTCATCGGGGCGGTGTACCTGGACCGGGGCCTGAAAGAGGCGGAAAGGGTGTGCCTGCGCATCTTCGGGGACAAGCTGGAGGAGGCGGTCTCGGGAAGGCTGGATTACGATTACAAGTCGCAGCTGCAGGAATATCTGGTGAAGGAGAAGGGGATACTGCCCCGTTACCGCCTGCGGGAGGAAGGTCCCGACCACCGCAAGGTCTTCCACGCCACCGTGTTCGCGGGGGAAAAACGGCTGGGGCGGGGCAGCGGCAGCTCGAAGAAAGAGGCGGAACAGGAGGCGGCGCGGGAGGCCCTGCGCAGGCTGGGGGCCTGCTGA
- the plsX gene encoding phosphate acyltransferase PlsX gives MGGDHAPGATVAGALDARDELGLEVVLVGDEAVLREALAREGRGELPVVHAPDVVGMHEEGAWAVRDRADSSVVKAAEEVREGRAQAMVSAGNTGAAMAAAFFSWGRMRGVKRPAVAVVLPPAQAPKLLLDAGANADCRPEHLRQFALLGSAYASLRFGVNEPRVGLLNIGEEDTKGDELAREAYRLLRSDSRINFVGNLEGRDLASDRAEVVVTDGFTGNVALKVIEGVASMITRRLLENLSSLSEEEMKPVLPALLSLRGELDYRAIGGAPLLGVRGVCIIAHGSSDALAIKNSLRVAAEAVRTGLVENTERLLALDG, from the coding sequence ATGGGAGGAGATCACGCCCCTGGGGCCACGGTGGCGGGCGCCCTTGACGCCCGGGATGAGCTGGGGCTCGAGGTGGTGCTGGTAGGGGACGAGGCGGTGCTGAGGGAGGCCCTGGCGCGGGAGGGCCGGGGGGAGCTGCCGGTGGTGCACGCGCCGGACGTGGTGGGGATGCACGAAGAGGGTGCGTGGGCGGTCAGGGACCGCGCTGATTCCTCGGTGGTGAAGGCCGCGGAGGAGGTGCGCGAGGGCAGGGCGCAGGCCATGGTCTCTGCAGGCAACACCGGAGCCGCCATGGCGGCGGCTTTCTTCTCCTGGGGGCGCATGAGGGGCGTCAAGAGACCGGCGGTGGCGGTGGTGCTCCCCCCCGCACAGGCGCCCAAGCTCCTGTTGGACGCGGGAGCCAACGCCGATTGCCGTCCGGAGCACCTGCGGCAGTTCGCCCTGCTGGGAAGCGCTTACGCATCGCTCCGGTTCGGGGTGAATGAGCCCAGGGTGGGGTTGCTCAACATCGGGGAGGAGGATACCAAAGGCGACGAGCTTGCCCGGGAAGCATACCGCTTGCTGCGCTCGGACAGCCGCATCAATTTCGTGGGCAACCTGGAGGGCCGGGACCTGGCCTCGGACAGGGCGGAGGTGGTGGTGACGGACGGCTTCACCGGCAACGTGGCCCTCAAGGTGATCGAGGGGGTGGCCTCCATGATCACCAGGCGGCTGCTCGAGAACCTCTCCTCCCTCTCAGAGGAGGAGATGAAGCCCGTGCTGCCCGCGCTGCTATCCCTGCGCGGGGAGCTCGACTATCGCGCCATCGGAGGGGCTCCGCTACTGGGGGTGCGGGGGGTGTGCATCATCGCCCACGGCAGTTCCGACGCGCTGGCGATAAAGAATTCCCTCCGCGTGGCGGCGGAGGCGGTGCGGACGGGGCTGGTGGAGAACACCGAGCGCCTGCTGGCGCTGGACGGCTGA
- the rpmF gene encoding 50S ribosomal protein L32, with protein sequence MAVPKRKKSRSRTSSRRARWGLQAPPKSECPQCHSPKLPHRACPNCGTYNGREILETE encoded by the coding sequence ATGGCGGTTCCCAAGCGCAAGAAATCGCGTTCACGGACCTCGTCCAGGCGGGCGCGCTGGGGTCTGCAGGCCCCCCCCAAGTCGGAATGCCCGCAGTGCCATTCCCCCAAGCTGCCCCACCGGGCCTGTCCCAACTGCGGCACCTACAACGGCCGGGAGATCCTGGAGACGGAGTGA
- a CDS encoding DUF177 domain-containing protein has translation MTGETPFDRRLKVPVTNLQKKVFSREKVSVSLDARVGDEGVVYLGEQGDLRLEAWMESSPDGIRVKGRIEGSISVHCTRCLEEYRHRLDLAVDEFYRRPGLGAVGPEGRRLRDAEVLEDDDYVIHEGAVDLNLLVNDNVMTGLPIKRLCDEACRGLCPRCGKNLNQGDCRCEAEETDPRLEVLRGLLEEEGWE, from the coding sequence ATGACCGGAGAGACACCCTTCGACCGCCGCCTCAAGGTACCTGTTACCAACCTGCAGAAAAAGGTGTTCTCCAGAGAGAAGGTCTCCGTGTCCCTGGATGCCCGCGTGGGGGATGAAGGAGTGGTCTATCTGGGAGAACAAGGCGACTTGAGGCTGGAGGCGTGGATGGAGAGCAGCCCGGATGGCATCCGGGTGAAGGGCAGGATAGAGGGCTCCATCAGCGTGCACTGTACCCGCTGCCTTGAGGAATACCGCCACCGGCTGGATCTGGCGGTGGACGAGTTCTATCGCCGGCCGGGGCTGGGCGCGGTAGGGCCGGAGGGGAGGAGGCTGCGTGATGCCGAGGTCCTGGAGGACGACGACTACGTCATCCACGAGGGAGCCGTGGACCTGAACCTGCTGGTAAACGACAACGTGATGACTGGGCTCCCCATAAAACGCCTCTGCGACGAGGCTTGCCGCGGCCTCTGTCCCAGGTGCGGCAAGAACCTCAACCAGGGCGATTGCCGGTGCGAGGCGGAGGAGACGGACCCGCGCCTGGAGGTCCTCAGGGGCCTACTCGAGGAGGAGGGCTGGGAGTGA
- a CDS encoding ATPase, whose product MDVFQQLDRIEDLIVSSKHVPFSSSVMINETEIFELLDEFRSSLPEELKQARWMVKEKQELMEEARKEAERIREEAQEERARLIEETEIIKAARAEAERIVEEAQAQAREIRLEAEDYADERLANLEVTCYKLLEVIKRARERLQGPPEQEEAKEEFDLD is encoded by the coding sequence ATGGACGTCTTTCAACAACTGGATAGGATAGAGGACCTCATCGTCTCCAGCAAGCACGTCCCTTTCTCCTCCTCGGTCATGATCAACGAGACCGAGATCTTCGAGCTGCTGGACGAGTTCCGCAGCTCTCTTCCCGAGGAGCTCAAGCAGGCGCGATGGATGGTGAAGGAAAAGCAGGAGCTCATGGAGGAGGCCCGCAAGGAGGCGGAGAGGATCCGCGAGGAGGCGCAGGAGGAGCGGGCCCGCCTCATCGAGGAGACGGAGATCATAAAAGCGGCCCGCGCGGAGGCGGAGAGGATCGTGGAGGAGGCCCAGGCCCAGGCGAGGGAGATAAGGCTGGAGGCCGAGGACTACGCCGACGAGCGCCTGGCCAACCTCGAGGTCACCTGCTATAAGCTCCTGGAGGTCATCAAGCGGGCGCGGGAGAGGCTGCAGGGCCCTCCGGAGCAGGAAGAGGCCAAAGAGGAGTTCGACCTGGACTAG